TGTGAAAACTCCAGAGGGTAGAGAATCTCTGAGGTTTGAACTCATAAAAAGGTTAAACATAATACTGGTAGAAGGTGGCGTCAGGAATATATACTTTACTGAATTTGTTGTTCAGACTTCGTAATGGACTTACTCTATAGCTTTTTAAAGGTCCTTTTGTCGCTGGCAATAGTAATAGTTATTATCCTGATAGTCTTACCCTATACTCATCAGCTACTGCTTAAGCTTAGCCTGAAAGGAAGGTCAAAAGGTCAGGTAAAGATTATAAGCATACAACCTCTCCTAAGGGGTGCCTTCATAGTGGAATTAGAGATAAAAGGGATTTATATAGTTATTCTTGTTACTGAAAGAGGGGCAGATGTTATACACAGGGATAGTGCTAATACTTAGCCTTTTGTTAGGGGACGTAAGCCATGCTCAGAATCAGCTGTTGCCAAATGTAGAGATAAAGGTAGGCACCGGGCAATTAGACACATCCATAAGACTTTTAATCCTTCTGACTATTCTCTCACTTGCCCCATCCATTCTTATAATGACCACATCTTTTGTGAGAATAGTGATAGTGCTATCTTTAATAAGGCAAGCCTTAGGTGTTCCCACAGTTCCACCAAATCAGGTGATAGTATCCCTTGCCTTATTTTTAACCTTCTTTGTTATGAAACCTGTCTTTGAAAGGATCAACCAAGAAGCTTTACAACCTCTACTTAGGAACGAAATAACTGACCAAGTGTTTTTTGAGAGAACATCCCTAATCTTAAAAGAGTTTATGGCCAAGCATACAAAAAAAGAAAGCCTCAAGGTTTTGTTAGACATATCTGATATGAAAGAGGAAGAAAAAAAGAACATCAAGTCATACCAAGATATACCCCTAAGTGTGCTAATACCTGCCTTTATGATAAGTGAAATAAGTATAGCCTTTCAGATAGTTTTTTTGCTTTATTTACCCTTTCTTATAATAGACCTCGTAGTGGCTTCTATACTTATATCTATGGGTATTCTTATGATACCACCCCAAATCATATCCTTACCCTTTAAGCTCATGCTTTTCGTTCTTGCCAACGGTTGGGAACTTGTTATACTTTCTTTGGTAAGGAGCTACCAATGAGCCCTGATCTTATTCTGTCTATGGGACAGAGAATGTTAGAAATGGCTTTTATACTAGCTGCTCCAGTCCTGCTTGTGACTTTTTTAGTGGGTTTAGTCATTAGCATACTTCAGTCCGCTACTCAAATACAAGAGATGACCCTCAGTTACATTCCAAAGCTAATAGCAGCTTACATTACGGTTCTCGTTCTTGGTGCGTGGATGTTGAATAAGCTTTTAGATTTTACCAGAGAGCTTATTGTAAACATACCCGTCTGGTTGAAATGAAAAACTGTCCAAATATAATAAAAGTAGGAGGTGGGAAAATGTGGAAAAAACTTAGGAATCCTATCTTAGCCATTGGCCTAGCTTGTTGGCTTTTATTCTTGAACTCTGTTCCCGCAGTGGGTGGTCTTGTAGAGTCTAAGCCAGCGACGGAGGAGATAAAGAATATAAATAGGGAAGAGGAGATTAAAAAGATCCAAAGGGCTTTGGAGTCTAAGATAGTTCAAGAAAAACTAAAGGCTTATGGGCTTAGCAAAGAGGAAGTGGAAAAAAAGCTTTCGGAGATGGACGATCAGCAGATCCACATGTTGGCAAAAGCTTCGGAGAAAGTTTTAGCCGGTGGAGACTTGGGCTTAGTGATAGGAGTTTTGCTCGTAGCCATACTTTTGGTGATCCTTCTGAAGCTCCTCAACAAGGAGATAATCATAAGGTAATACTTTCGGTTCCTTTTGTAAAACAGCGGGATCAGTTTTGTGGTCCCGCTTCCTTAAGCAGTGTTCTTAGCTATTACGGTCTTAGCATAGACCAAGACACCATAGCAAAGGATGTTTATATTCCCAAGTTGAAGGGAGCTTTGATTACGGACCTTGAAAACTACGCAAAAAAACTTGGCTTTAAAACGGAACTTTTTAAGGGAGATAAAAACACTTTGAAAAACTATATCAGCAAAGGGGTCCCGGTTATAATCCTGGTAGATTTTGGATTTCTGTTTGCAAGTGTGCCACACTATTTGGTGGTGTTTGGCTTTGACGAAATGGGCTTTTATGCTCACACCGGATACGAAGCTGAGAAGTTTTATTCCTTTGAGGAGTTGGACAGAATTTGGCGCAGGATGGGAAGGGTTGGATTGGCAATTTACCGCTGAATTTTCTCTAAGATTTTCCTGTATCCCTCC
Above is a genomic segment from Thermocrinis jamiesonii containing:
- the fliP gene encoding flagellar type III secretion system pore protein FliP (The bacterial flagellar biogenesis protein FliP forms a type III secretion system (T3SS)-type pore required for flagellar assembly.); amino-acid sequence: MLYTGIVLILSLLLGDVSHAQNQLLPNVEIKVGTGQLDTSIRLLILLTILSLAPSILIMTTSFVRIVIVLSLIRQALGVPTVPPNQVIVSLALFLTFFVMKPVFERINQEALQPLLRNEITDQVFFERTSLILKEFMAKHTKKESLKVLLDISDMKEEEKKNIKSYQDIPLSVLIPAFMISEISIAFQIVFLLYLPFLIIDLVVASILISMGILMIPPQIISLPFKLMLFVLANGWELVILSLVRSYQ
- the fliQ gene encoding flagellar biosynthesis protein FliQ — its product is MSPDLILSMGQRMLEMAFILAAPVLLVTFLVGLVISILQSATQIQEMTLSYIPKLIAAYITVLVLGAWMLNKLLDFTRELIVNIPVWLK
- a CDS encoding PA2779 family protein — translated: MWKKLRNPILAIGLACWLLFLNSVPAVGGLVESKPATEEIKNINREEEIKKIQRALESKIVQEKLKAYGLSKEEVEKKLSEMDDQQIHMLAKASEKVLAGGDLGLVIGVLLVAILLVILLKLLNKEIIIR
- a CDS encoding C39 family peptidase; translation: MLSVPFVKQRDQFCGPASLSSVLSYYGLSIDQDTIAKDVYIPKLKGALITDLENYAKKLGFKTELFKGDKNTLKNYISKGVPVIILVDFGFLFASVPHYLVVFGFDEMGFYAHTGYEAEKFYSFEELDRIWRRMGRVGLAIYR